Proteins from a single region of Runella sp. SP2:
- a CDS encoding cytochrome c oxidase subunit II yields MIYLVGLLLVVLLGIAIAVAAKLQKVMGSTQSDSEAPVPNNKVNAALWMVFLVAGSVAMVWSYLASQDAFLPEASSPHGRETDSQFWLDMGLLTIAFFIVNFLLFFFSWKYQYKKGYKATFYPENHKLELIWTAIPAVIMASLVFLGFRTWTKIMADAPADSQVVEIMGKQFGWIVRYGGVQDNKLGAYNYKLITSDNEMGVDYSDEASMDDFINPSEMHVEVGKPVLLKIRARDVLHSVYIPHMRVKMDAVPGMPTKFWFIPDKSTEQMRAELNNPNFDYEIACTEVCGRGHFAMRLRLIVEDKASADAWKQQQKPLLSTILEANPKFISKIPEKLRAKAMNYAPYVEETDSTTASTGSAAAASASMR; encoded by the coding sequence ATGATTTATTTAGTTGGATTACTACTGGTTGTGCTGCTTGGAATTGCAATTGCCGTGGCAGCAAAATTGCAAAAGGTAATGGGTAGTACTCAATCAGACAGTGAAGCTCCTGTACCAAATAACAAAGTCAATGCAGCACTTTGGATGGTGTTTTTGGTGGCAGGTTCAGTAGCAATGGTATGGTCTTACCTCGCTTCGCAGGATGCTTTTTTACCAGAGGCATCTTCCCCACATGGTCGGGAAACGGATAGCCAATTTTGGCTTGATATGGGTTTATTAACGATTGCATTTTTTATTGTAAACTTTTTGCTTTTCTTCTTCTCTTGGAAATATCAGTACAAAAAAGGCTATAAAGCTACTTTTTACCCTGAAAACCACAAGTTGGAGTTGATTTGGACTGCGATTCCTGCGGTAATCATGGCATCTTTGGTATTTTTAGGGTTCCGTACGTGGACCAAAATTATGGCCGATGCTCCCGCTGATTCACAGGTAGTTGAAATTATGGGAAAACAGTTTGGTTGGATTGTTCGTTATGGAGGTGTTCAGGATAATAAGCTTGGAGCTTATAACTACAAGTTAATCACTTCAGATAACGAAATGGGCGTTGATTATTCAGACGAAGCATCAATGGATGATTTTATCAATCCAAGTGAAATGCACGTGGAAGTAGGTAAGCCTGTTTTGTTGAAAATCCGAGCTCGTGACGTTTTGCACAGTGTGTATATTCCTCACATGCGTGTCAAAATGGACGCAGTTCCTGGTATGCCAACGAAATTTTGGTTTATTCCTGATAAGTCAACGGAGCAAATGCGGGCAGAGTTAAACAACCCTAATTTCGACTACGAAATTGCATGTACTGAGGTATGTGGACGTGGTCACTTTGCAATGCGCTTGCGCCTGATTGTTGAAGACAAGGCTTCTGCTGATGCTTGGAAACAACAACAAAAACCTTTGCTATCGACTATTTTGGAGGCGAACCCTAAGTTTATCTCTAAAATCCCAGAAAAATTGCGTGCAAAGGCAATGAATTATGCTCCTTACGTAGAAGAAACTGACAGTACCACTGCTTCTACAGGTTCGGCTGCGGCCGCAAGTGCATCGATGCGTTAA
- a CDS encoding quinol:cytochrome C oxidoreductase produces the protein MGAHHHEVVSVEEQFEFTAESKRNLLIGMGIGAALVLIGAYMLSQGGGHGHEAHGAAGHAAEHAHDHAEHAYHWTQRIISNLWVNSVYFAGISVIGLFFLAYNNLAQAGWSAVFRRIPEAMPAFLPVPAIIILVLAVGFGDKLFHWMHEGIMDPNSPHYDAIIAGKKGFLNKPFYFIRLVLYFGLWYGLWKVLRNLSLQEDEIGGTENYEKAIKFGTAFLLVFGVTSSTSAWDFVMAIDTHWFSTMFGWYTLASWHVAGLATMTLTIVMLKERGYLKAVNESHLHDLGKFCFAFSIFWTYVWFAQFLLIYYANLPEEAIYYRERFSGYGGIFKAPFFINLFLNFVTPFLVLMTRDSKRTPLILKIACWSIIVGHYFDFYTNIMPGTVGEHAGFGPVEFGFILLFACAFIWSVSTQLTKGNLIPRNHPMLEESLHHDVA, from the coding sequence ATGGGCGCACATCATCACGAAGTTGTTTCTGTCGAAGAACAATTTGAATTTACCGCCGAATCAAAACGCAATTTGCTCATTGGGATGGGTATTGGCGCTGCGCTGGTATTGATCGGAGCATATATGTTATCTCAAGGTGGTGGACATGGGCACGAAGCTCATGGAGCTGCAGGTCATGCTGCTGAACATGCACACGACCATGCCGAACACGCTTACCACTGGACACAACGTATTATTTCTAACCTTTGGGTAAATAGTGTCTATTTTGCTGGTATTTCTGTCATTGGCTTATTCTTCCTAGCTTACAATAACCTTGCTCAGGCGGGGTGGTCGGCTGTATTTAGAAGAATTCCAGAGGCAATGCCTGCTTTTTTGCCAGTACCAGCCATTATTATTTTGGTGCTTGCTGTAGGCTTTGGAGATAAATTATTCCACTGGATGCACGAAGGGATTATGGATCCAAATAGTCCACACTACGATGCAATCATCGCAGGTAAAAAAGGATTTTTGAACAAACCATTTTATTTCATTCGCCTCGTATTGTATTTCGGTTTGTGGTATGGTTTGTGGAAAGTATTGAGAAATTTGTCGCTTCAAGAAGACGAAATTGGTGGAACTGAGAATTACGAAAAAGCCATCAAATTCGGAACGGCGTTCTTGCTAGTTTTTGGTGTAACTTCATCTACTTCTGCTTGGGATTTTGTGATGGCAATCGATACTCACTGGTTCTCAACCATGTTTGGCTGGTACACACTCGCCAGTTGGCACGTAGCAGGTTTGGCAACAATGACGCTTACAATTGTTATGTTGAAAGAGCGTGGGTATTTGAAAGCAGTAAACGAAAGCCACTTACATGACTTAGGTAAATTCTGTTTTGCCTTCTCGATTTTCTGGACATACGTTTGGTTTGCGCAATTTTTGCTTATTTATTACGCTAACCTTCCAGAAGAAGCTATTTATTATCGTGAGCGTTTTAGCGGCTACGGTGGTATTTTCAAAGCACCATTTTTTATCAATCTTTTCTTAAACTTTGTTACCCCTTTCCTAGTTTTAATGACAAGGGATTCGAAGCGTACGCCATTGATTTTGAAAATTGCTTGTTGGTCAATTATTGTGGGTCACTACTTTGATTTTTATACCAACATTATGCCAGGTACAGTAGGTGAACATGCTGGTTTTGGGCCTGTTGAGTTTGGCTTTATTTTATTGTTTGCTTGTGCGTTTATTTGGTCAGTTTCAACTCAGTTGACGAAAGGCAATCTAATCCCTCGCAACCATCCAATGTTAGAGGAGTCTCTACACCACGATGTTGCGTAA
- a CDS encoding cytochrome c, translated as MKRINTLIAGTFAVVAALSSCQRGHDDAGLEYAPNMYNSVGYEPYTQIEKNPINADGKNMREPVAGTVSRRNYKTQFDSSSVDLMIYHIGKDELATAEAVLKNPVPNTAKTLAEGKALYGRYCQHCHGETGAGDGPVADMYKGVPNYKADAYLNMNDGHIFHVITHGKGRMWAHGSQVTPEERWKIAHYIHKLQKG; from the coding sequence ATGAAAAGAATTAATACATTAATTGCTGGTACGTTTGCTGTCGTCGCTGCTTTGAGTTCTTGCCAACGTGGTCACGATGATGCAGGTTTAGAATATGCTCCTAACATGTATAACTCTGTTGGTTATGAGCCATATACCCAAATTGAGAAAAATCCCATCAATGCTGATGGTAAAAACATGCGTGAGCCTGTGGCAGGAACGGTATCTCGCCGTAACTACAAAACTCAATTTGACAGCTCAAGCGTGGACTTGATGATTTACCACATCGGTAAAGATGAACTCGCTACTGCGGAAGCCGTTTTGAAAAATCCCGTTCCAAATACTGCAAAAACACTTGCAGAAGGAAAAGCACTTTATGGAAGATATTGCCAACACTGCCATGGTGAAACAGGTGCAGGAGACGGCCCAGTAGCTGACATGTACAAAGGGGTACCTAATTACAAAGCGGATGCTTACCTAAATATGAATGATGGACATATTTTCCACGTGATCACGCACGGAAAAGGCCGCATGTGGGCACATGGTTCACAAGTGACTCCCGAAGAGCGTTGGAAAATTGCTCACTATATTCATAAATTACAGAAAGGCTAG
- a CDS encoding DUF3341 domain-containing protein codes for MTDANKKFLVGVYDDDDVALAAVNKIKSAGVKIYEVYSPFAIHGMDIAIGHPRTRIGIAAFCFGLTGFLCAITLTTWTMGIDWPMVIGGKDPLSFPNYIPIMFELTVLFTAFGMTITFFLSNGLGPTVEPLLFDPRCTDNKFVMAIDLSKNKMSEAEIASLVKASGAEEVSVKQV; via the coding sequence ATGACGGACGCAAATAAGAAGTTTTTGGTAGGTGTTTATGACGATGATGACGTTGCACTCGCCGCAGTAAATAAAATTAAAAGCGCTGGGGTGAAAATCTACGAAGTGTATTCACCTTTTGCTATTCACGGAATGGACATAGCAATTGGCCACCCACGGACTCGTATCGGTATTGCGGCATTTTGCTTTGGTTTGACTGGGTTTTTGTGCGCAATTACGTTGACTACTTGGACAATGGGAATCGATTGGCCGATGGTTATTGGTGGAAAGGATCCCCTTTCTTTTCCAAACTACATTCCAATTATGTTTGAGCTTACGGTACTTTTTACGGCTTTTGGTATGACAATTACCTTTTTCTTGTCAAATGGATTAGGGCCAACCGTTGAGCCACTTTTGTTTGACCCACGTTGTACTGACAATAAATTTGTGATGGCGATTGACCTAAGCAAAAACAAAATGTCAGAAGCTGAAATCGCTAGTTTGGTAAAAGCTTCAGGAGCAGAAGAGGTGAGTGTTAAACAGGTTTAA
- the nrfD gene encoding NrfD/PsrC family molybdoenzyme membrane anchor subunit, producing the protein MHVTSPVRTPLVTGGKTYADVTEDICKQVEGKPTKEWKIAFAISVVVLLYGTCCLFWTWWEGLGVWGLNKTVGWAWDITNFVWWVGIGHAGTLISAILLLFRQKWRTSINRAAEAMTIFAVICAASFILMHMGRPWMAHWALPLPNTFGSLWVNFNSPLVWDVFAISTYFSVSCLFWYVGLVPDLATIRDRAQNKVSKFIYGTLAMGWNGSAKTWARYEYISLILAGLSTPLVLSVHTIVSMDFATSVIPGWHTTIFPPYFVAGAIFSGFAMVQNLMLIARVVYKLEDYITFEHIEMMNKIITLTGSIVGVAYLTEFFIAWYSGVEYESYAFINRATGPYWWAYWAMMTCNVISPQLFWSRSLRRSVKWTFFISVIVNIGMWFERFVIIVTSLHRDYIPSSWAMFSPTMFDIGDYIFSFGLFGTLFLLFSKYLPVINMAEVKGVLRTTSEQLPKKIAGVSKADRLASPAYKKDAE; encoded by the coding sequence ATGCACGTTACTTCACCCGTAAGAACCCCTCTTGTAACAGGCGGCAAGACGTACGCTGACGTAACAGAGGATATCTGCAAGCAGGTGGAAGGTAAACCAACCAAAGAGTGGAAAATAGCATTTGCCATTTCTGTTGTGGTTTTACTGTATGGTACTTGCTGTCTCTTCTGGACTTGGTGGGAAGGTTTGGGCGTTTGGGGCCTTAATAAAACAGTAGGTTGGGCATGGGACATTACCAACTTCGTATGGTGGGTAGGTATCGGTCACGCTGGTACACTTATCTCCGCAATCTTGTTGTTGTTCCGTCAAAAATGGAGAACTTCTATCAACCGTGCTGCCGAAGCTATGACGATTTTCGCCGTTATTTGTGCGGCTTCGTTCATCTTGATGCACATGGGGCGTCCGTGGATGGCGCACTGGGCTTTGCCTTTGCCAAATACATTCGGATCATTGTGGGTTAACTTCAACTCTCCATTGGTTTGGGACGTATTCGCGATTTCAACGTATTTTTCAGTATCTTGTTTGTTCTGGTATGTAGGTCTTGTGCCTGATTTGGCTACTATCCGTGACCGCGCTCAAAACAAAGTATCTAAATTTATTTACGGTACATTGGCAATGGGCTGGAATGGTTCAGCCAAAACTTGGGCACGTTATGAGTACATCAGCTTAATCTTGGCTGGTTTGTCAACACCACTCGTACTTTCAGTACACACGATTGTATCCATGGACTTTGCAACCTCGGTTATTCCTGGTTGGCACACGACCATCTTCCCTCCTTACTTCGTTGCAGGTGCGATTTTCTCTGGTTTTGCCATGGTGCAAAACTTGATGCTTATCGCTCGTGTCGTGTATAAGTTGGAAGATTATATCACATTTGAGCACATCGAAATGATGAACAAAATCATCACGTTGACAGGTTCGATTGTGGGGGTAGCGTATTTGACTGAGTTCTTTATCGCTTGGTATTCAGGCGTTGAGTACGAAAGCTACGCATTTATCAACCGTGCTACGGGACCATACTGGTGGGCATACTGGGCGATGATGACGTGTAACGTAATCTCTCCACAGCTCTTCTGGTCACGTTCACTTCGTCGTAGTGTTAAATGGACGTTCTTCATTTCCGTCATTGTAAACATCGGTATGTGGTTTGAGCGTTTCGTAATTATTGTGACGTCACTTCACCGCGACTATATTCCGTCGAGCTGGGCAATGTTTTCACCAACAATGTTTGACATCGGTGACTATATCTTCTCATTTGGTTTGTTTGGCACTCTTTTCTTATTGTTCTCTAAGTATTTGCCAGTAATCAACATGGCAGAGGTGAAGGGTGTATTGCGGACAACTTCTGAGCAATTGCCCAAAAAAATCGCAGGCGTTTCTAAAGCAGACAGATTAGCTTCTCCTGCCTACAAAAAAGATGCAGAATAA
- a CDS encoding TAT-variant-translocated molybdopterin oxidoreductase encodes MENQTKRYWKGLEELRNDETFVKNAHNEFGSFEPTNSSENKSIVDGIGSDRRDFLKVLGFGVAAVSLAACEAPIRKAVPYLNKPVDTFPTIADWYASTYAEGGDYASILVKTREGRPVKIEGNKQSSVSKGGVSARAHASLLALYDIEKLKGPKKGDADADWDVIDKEISAQLAKGGQIRIVSSTILSPSTKAVIGDFAAKYPTTKHISYDVNSASGLIKANADSFGKAILPSYDFSKAKVIVGLSCDFLGTWVAPDAFSTQYAKGRKISSAKGGNKSMSRHFQFETTLSLTGSNADYRTTIKPSQEGLVALALYNKITGSGSASLGAEVDKMLDKAAKELKAAQGASLVVSGSNDASVQVVVNAINQTLGSYGATIDLGTPAYFRQGDDAAMNALIDEVKGGSVSAVIFYGCNPVYDHPRGAELKEGLSKVALSVSFADRADETSSLCKYIAPAPHYLESWGDAQPVAGFYSLQQPAISLIYKTRQAQSSLLKWAGLNADFYAYLRNYWKVNVIGGADFENAWTKALHDGVYEKGAVAASGAGTVAGVEAAVAAINGSYKANASGLEVVLYEKVGIGTGALANNPWLQEFPDPITKACWDNYACVSQKTAKELGIAQDDVVKVEVKGKSVELPVVIQPGQANGTVAIAIGYGREKAGKAGNGVGVNVYPLAQLKGGAVSFSAGEGTLTKTGDTHKVAQTQTHDTVMARKSVLQEARLSEYQKDSKAGRYFPHVVTSEGVKAPGEISLWNGYEKPNHSWGLAIDLNSCTGCGACVISCQAENNVAVVGRQEVINRREMHWIRIDRYYSSDAPVDDLSGLEVASENPEVTFQPLMCQHCGNAPCETVCPVLATTHSTEGLNQMAYNRCVGTRYCANNCPYKVRRFNWFKYFDNDKFDYHFNNDLGKMVINPDVTVRSRGVIEKCSMCVQRIQEGKLNAKKERRRPIDGEIEVACSQSCPTEAIVFGDMNDPSSRISKLLAEEKEGRAFQMLDEINVKPQISYLTKIRNKDVDASKAAAHEGHQHAEHGGH; translated from the coding sequence ATGGAAAACCAAACGAAGAGGTATTGGAAAGGACTAGAGGAGCTTCGGAATGATGAGACTTTTGTAAAAAACGCCCACAACGAATTTGGTAGCTTTGAACCCACCAATTCCAGTGAAAACAAGAGCATCGTCGATGGTATTGGTTCAGACCGTCGCGATTTCTTAAAAGTGCTGGGATTTGGCGTTGCTGCCGTGTCGTTGGCCGCGTGTGAAGCTCCCATAAGAAAAGCTGTTCCTTATCTCAACAAGCCAGTAGATACCTTCCCAACTATCGCAGATTGGTACGCATCGACGTACGCTGAGGGCGGAGATTATGCTAGTATTCTAGTAAAAACTCGTGAAGGACGTCCAGTCAAAATTGAAGGGAACAAACAATCGAGTGTAAGCAAAGGAGGGGTTAGTGCTCGTGCACATGCCTCTTTGTTGGCGTTATACGATATTGAAAAATTGAAAGGCCCTAAAAAAGGGGATGCTGATGCTGACTGGGATGTGATTGACAAAGAAATTTCGGCTCAATTGGCAAAAGGCGGACAGATTCGTATCGTTTCTTCTACTATTTTAAGCCCTTCAACAAAAGCTGTTATCGGCGACTTTGCAGCAAAATATCCTACAACAAAGCACATTTCTTACGATGTAAATTCAGCTTCTGGCTTAATTAAAGCTAATGCGGATTCTTTTGGTAAAGCAATATTACCATCGTATGATTTTAGTAAAGCGAAAGTAATTGTAGGTTTAAGTTGCGACTTTTTAGGTACTTGGGTTGCCCCAGACGCGTTCTCAACCCAGTATGCCAAAGGCCGTAAAATAAGCAGCGCAAAAGGCGGAAATAAATCAATGTCACGTCACTTCCAGTTTGAGACAACATTGTCACTTACTGGTTCAAACGCTGACTATCGCACAACAATCAAACCTTCACAAGAAGGTCTTGTAGCGTTGGCATTATACAATAAGATTACTGGCAGCGGAAGCGCTTCTTTAGGTGCTGAAGTTGACAAAATGCTTGATAAAGCAGCTAAGGAATTAAAAGCTGCTCAAGGGGCTTCGTTGGTCGTATCTGGCTCAAACGATGCGAGTGTTCAAGTTGTAGTAAATGCCATTAACCAAACACTTGGTTCGTATGGTGCCACGATTGATTTGGGCACCCCAGCATACTTCCGTCAGGGAGATGATGCTGCCATGAACGCGTTGATCGATGAAGTGAAAGGTGGTTCAGTAAGCGCCGTTATTTTCTACGGTTGCAACCCTGTCTATGATCATCCACGTGGAGCTGAATTGAAAGAAGGACTTTCTAAAGTAGCGCTTTCGGTTTCATTTGCAGATCGTGCCGATGAAACATCTTCACTTTGTAAATACATCGCACCTGCTCCTCATTATTTAGAGAGCTGGGGTGATGCACAACCAGTTGCTGGATTTTACAGCTTGCAACAACCTGCTATTTCACTGATTTACAAAACGCGCCAAGCACAATCAAGCTTATTGAAATGGGCTGGTTTGAATGCTGACTTTTACGCTTATTTGCGTAACTACTGGAAAGTTAATGTAATTGGTGGAGCAGATTTTGAAAATGCTTGGACAAAAGCATTGCATGACGGTGTTTATGAAAAAGGAGCGGTAGCAGCTAGTGGTGCTGGAACAGTGGCAGGTGTAGAAGCCGCAGTCGCTGCAATCAACGGCTCATACAAAGCAAATGCTTCTGGCCTTGAAGTGGTTCTTTATGAAAAGGTAGGAATTGGAACAGGGGCATTAGCCAACAACCCTTGGTTGCAAGAGTTCCCAGATCCAATCACAAAAGCTTGCTGGGATAATTACGCATGTGTTTCGCAAAAAACAGCAAAAGAACTAGGAATCGCGCAAGATGACGTTGTTAAGGTAGAAGTAAAAGGTAAATCTGTCGAATTACCAGTTGTAATTCAGCCAGGTCAAGCTAACGGAACCGTCGCAATTGCGATTGGTTACGGTCGCGAGAAGGCTGGGAAAGCAGGAAACGGTGTGGGGGTAAATGTATATCCTCTGGCTCAACTGAAAGGTGGAGCTGTTAGCTTTAGTGCAGGTGAAGGTACCCTAACTAAAACTGGCGATACGCACAAAGTTGCTCAAACACAGACCCACGACACCGTAATGGCGCGTAAGTCAGTGCTTCAAGAAGCGCGTCTTTCTGAGTATCAAAAAGATAGCAAAGCAGGTCGTTACTTCCCGCACGTCGTTACTTCAGAAGGTGTGAAAGCGCCAGGAGAAATCTCGTTGTGGAACGGTTACGAAAAACCAAATCACTCATGGGGATTGGCGATTGACCTTAACTCATGTACAGGTTGTGGTGCGTGCGTAATTAGCTGCCAAGCAGAAAATAACGTTGCTGTGGTTGGTCGCCAAGAAGTAATCAACCGCCGCGAAATGCACTGGATTCGTATCGACCGCTATTACAGCAGCGATGCACCAGTGGATGATTTGAGTGGTTTAGAAGTTGCCTCTGAAAACCCAGAAGTGACATTCCAGCCGTTGATGTGTCAGCACTGTGGAAACGCTCCTTGTGAGACAGTTTGTCCAGTATTGGCCACAACCCACAGCACAGAAGGTTTGAACCAAATGGCTTATAACCGTTGCGTAGGTACACGTTATTGTGCAAACAACTGCCCATACAAAGTACGTCGCTTCAACTGGTTTAAGTACTTCGATAACGATAAATTCGATTATCACTTCAATAACGACCTTGGTAAAATGGTCATCAACCCAGACGTAACTGTACGTTCGCGCGGGGTTATTGAAAAATGCTCAATGTGTGTGCAACGTATCCAAGAAGGTAAGTTGAATGCGAAGAAAGAGCGTCGTCGTCCAATTGACGGAGAAATTGAAGTAGCATGTTCGCAATCATGCCCAACAGAAGCGATTGTGTTTGGTGATATGAATGATCCAAGCAGCCGTATCTCTAAGTTGTTGGCAGAAGAGAAAGAAGGACGTGCATTCCAAATGTTGGATGAAATCAACGTTAAACCGCAGATTTCTTACTTGACTAAGATTCGTAATAAAGATGTTGATGCTTCTAAAGCTGCGGCTCACGAAGGGCACCAACATGCTGAGCACGGAGGTCACTAA
- a CDS encoding cytochrome c3 family protein, with protein sequence MKSSLFFKKMRNISRLLVVAMLTTVGFSAVAQDGDAANGESLFNNNCKACHSAKDEVVVGPGLKDIQKRRDLAWLVKWVKNPNGVIQSGDEYAVALYNKFNKAQMTAFPAFGETEVKDILAYIEKANTAVAAAPAAAGATAAAGGAAAESSDLFTYILVALLLVMLLVLGVLLAIVSILSKAVSGEVGASDGGSFGDKLRNGLVAMSKNSAIRSATVWFFVLMVTKATLDGLYGVGIQQGYAPKQPIAFSHKLHAGQYKIDCNYCHTGVNRGKSATIPSANICMNCHGVIKKESPEIQKIYSAIEENKPIQWVRVHNLPDLAYFNHAQHVNVGGLQCQQCHGEIQTMEVVQQRSTLTMGWCIDCHRKTDVNTKENAYYDKLVQLHAEKSDKPLKVADIGGLECSKCHY encoded by the coding sequence ATGAAGAGTAGTTTATTTTTCAAAAAAATGCGCAACATCAGTCGGCTATTAGTAGTAGCAATGTTGACTACTGTAGGATTCAGTGCAGTAGCTCAAGATGGTGATGCAGCCAATGGCGAATCACTATTTAATAACAACTGTAAAGCTTGTCACTCAGCAAAAGACGAAGTAGTCGTCGGGCCAGGATTGAAAGACATTCAGAAACGTAGGGACTTAGCTTGGCTTGTTAAGTGGGTTAAAAACCCTAACGGAGTGATCCAATCAGGAGATGAATATGCAGTCGCTTTGTACAACAAGTTTAACAAAGCACAAATGACGGCCTTCCCAGCCTTTGGTGAGACGGAGGTAAAAGACATCTTAGCCTACATCGAAAAAGCAAATACAGCAGTAGCGGCAGCTCCTGCGGCTGCGGGCGCTACTGCGGCAGCGGGTGGAGCAGCAGCTGAGTCGTCTGATTTGTTTACGTACATCTTAGTAGCATTGTTATTGGTGATGTTGCTGGTGCTTGGCGTATTGTTGGCCATTGTCTCTATCCTGTCAAAAGCAGTGAGTGGAGAAGTGGGTGCGAGTGATGGTGGTTCATTTGGAGACAAATTGCGCAATGGTTTAGTGGCCATGAGCAAAAACTCAGCTATCCGCAGTGCAACAGTGTGGTTCTTTGTATTAATGGTGACAAAAGCGACCCTTGATGGTTTGTATGGTGTAGGTATTCAACAAGGGTACGCTCCAAAGCAGCCAATCGCATTCTCACACAAATTGCACGCAGGTCAATATAAGATTGACTGTAACTACTGCCACACAGGAGTTAACCGTGGTAAGTCTGCGACAATTCCTTCGGCAAACATTTGTATGAACTGCCACGGAGTTATCAAAAAAGAATCTCCAGAAATTCAAAAAATTTACTCGGCCATCGAGGAAAACAAGCCAATCCAGTGGGTACGTGTTCACAACTTACCTGACTTGGCGTATTTTAACCACGCCCAACACGTAAACGTGGGTGGTCTTCAGTGTCAGCAGTGCCACGGTGAAATCCAAACAATGGAGGTTGTTCAACAACGTTCGACCTTGACAATGGGTTGGTGTATCGACTGTCACCGTAAGACAGACGTTAATACAAAAGAAAACGCCTATTATGACAAGCTAGTTCAGCTTCATGCTGAGAAGAGCGATAAGCCATTGAAAGTGGCTGATATTGGCGGTTTGGAATGTTCAAAGTGTCACTACTAG